A DNA window from Streptococcus parapneumoniae contains the following coding sequences:
- the fabF gene encoding beta-ketoacyl-ACP synthase II translates to MKLNRVVVTGYGVTSPIGNTPEEFWNSLTTGKIGIGQITKFDHSDFDVHNAAEIQDFPFDKYFVKKDSNRFDNYSLYALYAAQEAVNHAGLDVETLDKDRFGVIVASGIGGIKEIEDQVLRLNEKGPKRVKPLTLPKALPNMASGNVAMRFGANGVCKSINTACASSNDAIGDAFRSIKFGFQDVMLVGGSEASITPFAIAGFQALTALSTTEDPTRASIPFDKDRNGFVMGEGSGMLVLESLEHAEKRGATILAEVVGYGNTCDAYHMTSPHPEGQGAIKAIKLALEEAEISPEQVAYVNAHGTSTPANEKGESGAIVDVLGKEVPVSSTKSFTGHLLGAAGAVEAIVTIEAMRHNFVPMTAGTSEVSDYIEANVVYGQGLEQEIPYAISNTFGFGGHNAVLAFKRWENK, encoded by the coding sequence ATGAAACTAAATCGCGTAGTAGTAACAGGTTATGGAGTGACATCTCCAATCGGAAATACACCAGAAGAATTTTGGAATAGTTTGACAACTGGAAAAATCGGAATTGGTCAAATAACAAAATTTGATCACAGTGACTTTGATGTGCATAATGCGGCAGAAATCCAAGATTTTCCTTTTGATAAATACTTTGTAAAGAAAGATAGCAACCGTTTTGATAACTATTCTTTATATGCCTTGTATGCAGCTCAAGAGGCTGTTAATCATGCAGGTCTTGATGTAGAGACTCTTGACAAGGATCGTTTTGGTGTTATTGTGGCCTCTGGTATTGGTGGAATCAAGGAAATTGAAGATCAAGTGCTTCGTCTCAACGAAAAAGGACCAAAACGTGTGAAACCATTGACCCTTCCAAAAGCCTTGCCAAATATGGCTTCAGGAAATGTTGCCATGCGTTTTGGAGCAAACGGTGTTTGTAAATCCATTAACACTGCCTGCGCTTCATCAAATGATGCGATTGGGGATGCCTTCCGCTCGATTAAGTTTGGTTTCCAAGACGTTATGTTGGTAGGCGGTTCAGAAGCCTCTATCACACCTTTTGCTATTGCTGGTTTCCAAGCCTTGACAGCTCTCTCTACTACAGAGGATCCAACTCGTGCTTCTATCCCATTTGATAAGGACAGAAATGGGTTTGTTATGGGGGAAGGTTCAGGGATGTTGGTTCTTGAAAGTCTTGAACACGCCGAAAAACGTGGCGCTACTATCCTGGCTGAAGTGGTTGGTTACGGAAATACTTGTGATGCCTACCACATGACTTCACCACATCCAGAAGGTCAGGGAGCCATCAAGGCCATCAAACTAGCCTTGGAAGAAGCAGAGATTTCTCCAGAGCAAGTAGCCTATGTCAATGCTCACGGAACATCAACTCCTGCTAATGAAAAAGGAGAAAGTGGTGCAATCGTAGATGTTCTTGGTAAGGAAGTACCTGTATCATCAACCAAGTCTTTCACAGGACATTTGCTGGGTGCTGCGGGTGCAGTAGAAGCTATCGTTACAATCGAAGCCATGCGTCATAACTTTGTACCAATGACAGCTGGAACAAGTGAAGTATCAGATTATATCGAAGCCAATGTCGTTTATGGACAAGGCTTGGAGCAAGAAATTCCATACGCTATTTCAAATACTTTTGGTTTTGGCGGCCACAATGCCGTTCTTGCTTTCAAACGTTGGGAGAATAAATAA
- the fabG gene encoding 3-oxoacyl-[acyl-carrier-protein] reductase has product MKLEHKNIFITGSSRGIGLAIAHKFAQAGANIVLNSRGAISEELLAEFSNYGIKVVPISGDVSDFADAKRMIDQAIAELGSVDVLVNNAGITQDTLMLKMTEADFEKVLKVNLTGAFNMTQSVLKPMMKAREGAIINMSSVVGLMGNIGQANYAASKAGLIGFTKSVAREVASRNIRVNVIAPGMIESDMTAILSDKIKEATLAQIPMKEFGQAEQVADLTVFLAGQDYLTGQVVAIDGGLSM; this is encoded by the coding sequence ATGAAACTAGAACATAAAAATATCTTTATTACAGGTTCGAGTCGTGGAATTGGTCTTGCCATCGCCCACAAGTTTGCTCAAGCAGGAGCCAACATTGTCTTAAACAGTCGTGGGGCAATCTCAGAAGAATTGCTCGCTGAGTTTTCAAACTATGGTATCAAGGTGGTTCCCATTTCAGGAGATGTATCAGATTTTGCAGACGCTAAGCGTATGATTGATCAAGCTATTGCAGAACTGGGTTCAGTAGATGTTTTGGTCAACAATGCAGGGATCACCCAAGATACTCTTATGCTCAAGATGACAGAAGCAGATTTTGAAAAAGTGCTCAAGGTCAATCTGACTGGTGCCTTTAATATGACACAATCAGTCTTGAAACCGATGATGAAAGCCAGAGAAGGTGCTATCATTAATATGTCTAGTGTTGTTGGTTTGATGGGGAATATTGGTCAAGCTAACTATGCTGCTTCTAAGGCTGGCTTGATTGGCTTTACCAAGTCTGTGGCACGCGAAGTCGCTAGTCGGAATATACGAGTCAATGTGATTGCTCCAGGAATGATTGAGTCTGATATGACCGCTATCTTATCAGATAAGATTAAGGAAGCTACACTAGCTCAGATTCCGATGAAAGAATTTGGGCAGGCAGAGCAGGTTGCAGATTTGACAGTATTTTTAGCAGGCCAAGATTATCTAACTGGTCAAGTGGTTGCCATTGATGGCGGCCTCAGTATGTAG
- the fabD gene encoding ACP S-malonyltransferase yields the protein MTKTAFLFAGQGAQYLGVGRDLYDHYPIVKETIDRASQVLGYDLRYLIDREEDKLNQTRYTQPAILATSVAIYRLLQEKGYQPDMVAGLSLGEYSALVASGALDFEDAVALVAKRGAYMEEAAPADSGKMVAVLNTPVEVIEEACQKASELGVVTPANYNTPAQIVIAGEVVAVDRAVELLQEAGAKRLIPLKVSGPFHTALLEPASQKLAETLAQVSFSDFTCPLVGNTEAAVMQKEDIAQLLTRQVKEPVRFYESIGVMQEAGISNFIEIGPGKVLSGFVKKIDQTAHLAHVEDQASLVALLEK from the coding sequence ATGACTAAAACAGCCTTTTTATTTGCTGGTCAAGGTGCCCAGTATCTAGGGGTGGGACGGGATCTCTATGATCACTACCCTATTGTCAAAGAAACGATTGATCGAGCGAGTCAGGTGCTCGGTTATGATTTGCGTTATCTCATCGATAGGGAAGAAGACAAACTCAATCAGACCCGCTATACGCAACCAGCCATTCTAGCGACTTCGGTTGCTATCTACCGTTTATTGCAAGAAAAGGGCTATCAGCCTGATATGGTTGCTGGTTTATCTCTTGGAGAATACTCTGCCTTGGTGGCAAGCGGCGCCTTGGATTTTGAAGATGCGGTTGCCTTGGTAGCTAAGCGTGGAGCCTATATGGAAGAAGCGGCTCCTGCTGACTCTGGCAAGATGGTAGCAGTTCTCAATACGCCAGTAGAGGTCATTGAAGAAGCCTGTCAAAAAGCTTCTGAACTTGGAGTGGTTACTCCAGCCAACTATAACACACCTGCACAAATCGTCATTGCTGGAGAAGTGGTTGCAGTTGATCGAGCGGTTGAACTTTTGCAAGAAGCAGGTGCCAAACGCTTGATTCCTCTCAAGGTGTCAGGTCCCTTTCACACCGCTCTCCTTGAACCTGCTAGCCAGAAACTAGCTGAAACTCTAGCTCAGGTAAGTTTTTCAGATTTTACTTGTCCCCTAGTCGGCAATACAGAAGCTGCTGTGATGCAAAAAGAGGACATTGCTCAGCTCTTGACGCGTCAGGTCAAGGAACCCGTTCGTTTCTATGAAAGTATTGGGGTCATGCAAGAAGCAGGCATAAGCAACTTTATCGAGATTGGACCGGGGAAAGTCTTGTCAGGTTTTGTTAAAAAAATTGATCAAACTGCTCACTTAGCTCATGTGGAAGATCAAGCGAGTTTAGTAGCACTTTTAGAAAAATAG
- the fabK gene encoding enoyl-[acyl-carrier-protein] reductase FabK, with the protein MKTRITELLNIEYPIFQGGMAWVADGDLAGAVSKAGGLGIIGGGNAPKEVVKANIDKIKSLTDKPFGVNIMLLSPFVEDIVDLVIEEGVKVVTTGAGNPGKYMERFHEAGIIVIPVVPSVALAKRMEKIGADAVIAEGMEAGGHIGKLTTMTLVRQVAAAVSIPVIAAGGIADGEGAAAGFMLGAEAVQVGTRFVVAKESNAHPNYKEKILKARDIDTTISAQHFGHAVRAIKNQLTRDFELAEKDAFKQEDPDLEIFEQMGAGALAKAVVHGDVDGGSVMAGQIAGLVSKEETAEEILKDLYYGAAKKIQEEASRWAGVVRND; encoded by the coding sequence ATGAAAACGCGTATTACAGAATTATTGAATATTGAGTATCCTATTTTCCAAGGAGGAATGGCCTGGGTTGCTGATGGTGATTTGGCAGGGGCTGTTTCCAAGGCTGGGGGACTAGGCATTATCGGTGGGGGGAATGCCCCTAAAGAAGTTGTCAAGGCCAATATTGATAAAATCAAATCATTGACTGATAAACCTTTTGGTGTCAACATCATGCTCTTGTCTCCCTTTGTGGAAGATATTGTAGACCTTGTTATCGAGGAAGGTGTTAAGGTAGTGACAACAGGGGCAGGAAATCCTGGCAAATACATGGAACGCTTCCATGAAGCAGGGATAATCGTTATTCCTGTCGTTCCTAGTGTTGCTTTAGCTAAACGCATGGAAAAAATCGGTGCAGACGCTGTTATTGCAGAAGGAATGGAAGCTGGGGGACATATCGGTAAATTAACAACCATGACCTTGGTGCGTCAAGTGGCGGCAGCTGTATCTATTCCTGTTATTGCTGCAGGAGGAATTGCGGATGGTGAAGGTGCTGCGGCTGGCTTTATGCTAGGTGCAGAGGCTGTACAGGTGGGGACACGGTTTGTAGTTGCAAAAGAGTCGAATGCCCATCCAAACTACAAGGAGAAAATTTTAAAAGCAAGGGATATTGATACTACGATTTCAGCTCAGCACTTTGGTCATGCTGTTCGTGCTATTAAAAATCAGTTGACTAGAGATTTTGAACTGGCTGAAAAAGATGCCTTTAAGCAGGAAGATCCTGATTTAGAAATCTTTGAACAAATGGGAGCAGGCGCCCTAGCCAAAGCAGTTGTTCACGGTGATGTGGATGGTGGCTCTGTCATGGCAGGTCAAATCGCAGGGCTTGTTTCTAAAGAAGAAACAGCTGAAGAAATCCTAAAAGATTTGTATTACGGAGCAGCTAAGAAAATTCAAGAAGAAGCCTCTCGCTGGGCAGGAGTTGTAAGAAATGACTAA
- a CDS encoding acyl carrier protein: MAVFEKVQEIIVEELGKDASEVTLESTFDDLDADSLDLFQVISEIEDAFDIQIEAEDDLKTVGDLVAYVEEQTK, translated from the coding sequence ATGGCAGTATTTGAAAAAGTACAAGAAATTATCGTTGAAGAACTTGGAAAAGATGCATCAGAAGTAACACTTGAATCAACTTTTGATGATTTGGACGCTGATTCATTGGACTTGTTCCAAGTAATCTCAGAAATCGAAGATGCTTTTGATATCCAAATCGAAGCAGAAGATGACTTGAAAACAGTTGGTGACTTGGTTGCCTACGTTGAAGAGCAAACAAAATAA
- a CDS encoding beta-ketoacyl-ACP synthase III, translating into MAFAKISQVAHYVPEQVVTNHDLAQIMDTNDEWISSRTGIRQRHISRTESTSDLATEVAKKLMTKAGITGEELDFIILATITPDSMMPSTAARVQANIGAKKAFAFDLTAACSGFVFALSTAEKFIASGRFQKGLVIGSETLSKAVDWSDRSTAVLFGDGAGGVLLEASEQEHFLAESLNSDGSRSECLTYGHSGLHSPFSDQENADSFLKMDGRAVFDFAIRDVAKSIKQTIEESPIEATDLDYLLLHQANIRILDKMARKIGVDRAKLPANMMEYGNTSAASIPILLSECVEQGLIRLDGSQTVLLSGFGGGLTWGTLILTI; encoded by the coding sequence ATGGCTTTTGCAAAAATAAGCCAGGTTGCTCATTATGTGCCAGAGCAAGTGGTTACAAATCACGACTTGGCTCAGATTATGGATACCAATGATGAGTGGATTTCAAGTCGGACGGGAATACGACAAAGGCATATTTCAAGAACAGAATCTACCAGTGATTTGGCTACAGAGGTTGCTAAGAAACTGATGACAAAAGCAGGAATCACAGGGGAGGAGTTGGATTTTATCATCCTAGCTACCATTACTCCAGATTCGATGATGCCCTCTACAGCTGCTCGTGTTCAAGCTAATATTGGTGCAAAAAAAGCTTTTGCTTTTGACCTAACAGCTGCTTGCAGTGGATTTGTATTTGCTCTTTCAACTGCTGAAAAGTTTATCGCTTCCGGTCGCTTTCAAAAAGGCTTGGTGATTGGTAGTGAAACCCTCTCTAAGGCAGTCGATTGGTCGGACCGATCAACAGCTGTTTTGTTTGGAGATGGTGCTGGTGGCGTCTTGTTAGAAGCTAGCGAGCAAGAGCATTTCTTGGCTGAGAGTCTCAATAGCGATGGAAGTCGCAGCGAGTGTCTGACCTATGGACATTCAGGTCTACATTCTCCATTTTCAGATCAAGAAAATGCAGATTCATTTTTGAAGATGGATGGGCGCGCGGTCTTTGATTTTGCTATTCGGGATGTAGCCAAGTCTATCAAGCAGACTATTGAAGAATCTCCTATAGAGGCGACAGACTTGGATTATCTGCTATTGCATCAGGCTAATATCCGTATTTTGGATAAGATGGCTAGAAAAATTGGTGTTGACCGAGCCAAACTTCCAGCCAATATGATGGAATATGGCAATACCAGTGCAGCCAGTATCCCGATTTTACTTTCAGAGTGTGTAGAACAAGGCCTCATCCGTTTAGATGGTAGTCAGACTGTTCTGCTATCAGGCTTCGGTGGAGGCTTGACCTGGGGCACGCTCATTCTTACAATTTAG
- a CDS encoding MarR family winged helix-turn-helix transcriptional regulator: MDYQRINEYLTSIFNNVLVIEEVSLRGSRFKDISIKEMHTIDVIGKFPDVTPSQVSKELMVTLGTVTTSLNNLERKGYIERIRSEQDRRVVHLHLTKKGRLVHRLHKRFHKAMVEKIIDGMSKEEIDVMSKGLTNLYQFLEDLK; the protein is encoded by the coding sequence TTGGACTACCAACGAATTAATGAATATTTAACATCTATATTTAACAATGTCCTTGTCATTGAGGAAGTGAGCTTGAGAGGTAGTCGTTTCAAGGATATCTCCATCAAAGAAATGCATACGATTGATGTGATTGGGAAATTCCCAGACGTGACACCAAGTCAAGTGTCAAAAGAGTTGATGGTGACTCTTGGGACCGTTACGACTAGTTTGAATAATCTCGAACGCAAGGGTTACATTGAACGCATTCGCTCAGAGCAGGATCGTCGTGTGGTGCATTTACATTTGACAAAGAAGGGTCGCTTGGTTCATAGGTTACATAAACGCTTCCACAAGGCCATGGTTGAAAAAATCATTGATGGTATGAGTAAGGAAGAAATTGATGTTATGAGCAAAGGGTTGACCAATCTTTACCAATTTTTGGAGGATTTGAAATAA
- a CDS encoding enoyl-CoA hydratase, which produces MEHIIYQLEEDLAILTLNRPEVANGFHIPMCEEILEALTLAEENPAVHFILINANGKVFSVGGDLVEMKRAVDEDDIPSLTRIAELVNTISYKIKQIAKPVLMEVDGAVAGAAANMAVAADFCLATDKAKFIQAFVGVGLAPDAGGIHLLSRSIGVTRATQLAMTGEALTAEKALEWGLVYRVSEADKLEKTREQLLKKLRRGSSNSYVAIKKLVWESQFKDWQDYATLELNLQESLAQTEDFKEGVRAHSERRRPKFTGK; this is translated from the coding sequence ATGGAACATATTATTTATCAGCTTGAAGAGGACTTGGCAATCCTTACCTTGAACCGTCCTGAGGTTGCAAATGGCTTTCATATTCCTATGTGTGAAGAAATTTTAGAAGCCTTGACTCTGGCAGAAGAAAATCCAGCTGTGCATTTTATCTTAATCAATGCCAATGGCAAAGTCTTTTCAGTTGGAGGAGATTTGGTAGAGATGAAGCGGGCAGTGGATGAGGATGATATTCCATCATTGACGAGAATCGCAGAACTGGTCAATACGATTTCGTATAAAATCAAACAAATAGCCAAACCTGTTTTAATGGAAGTTGACGGTGCTGTTGCAGGTGCCGCAGCGAATATGGCTGTTGCGGCAGATTTCTGTCTTGCAACGGATAAGGCTAAGTTTATCCAAGCCTTTGTTGGCGTTGGCTTGGCTCCAGATGCAGGGGGAATTCATCTCTTGAGTCGCAGTATCGGTGTGACGCGTGCAACTCAATTAGCCATGACAGGTGAGGCTTTGACCGCAGAAAAAGCCCTAGAATGGGGATTGGTTTACCGCGTTTCTGAAGCTGATAAACTTGAAAAGACGAGAGAACAGCTTCTTAAAAAATTAAGACGTGGTTCAAGTAATTCCTATGTAGCCATTAAGAAGTTGGTTTGGGAGAGCCAATTTAAAGACTGGCAGGATTACGCTACTTTAGAACTGAACCTACAGGAATCCTTAGCTCAAACAGAGGATTTCAAAGAGGGAGTGCGAGCTCATTCGGAGAGAAGAAGACCTAAATTTACAGGAAAATAA